One part of the Homo sapiens chromosome 19, GRCh38.p14 Primary Assembly genome encodes these proteins:
- the PWWP3A gene encoding PWWP domain-containing DNA repair factor 3A isoform i (isoform i is encoded by transcript variant 14), with protein sequence MADAKYVLCRWEKRLWPAKVLARTATSTKNKRRKEYFLAVQILSLEEKIKVKSTEVEILEKSQIEAIASSLASQNEVPAAPLEELAYRRSLRVALDVLSEGSIWSQESSAGTGRADRSLRGKPMEHVSSPCDSNSSSLPRGDVLGSSRPHRRRPCVQQSLSSSFTCEKDPECKVDHKKGLRKSENPRGPLVLPAGGGAQDESGSRIHHKNWTLASKRGGNSAQKASLCLNGSSLSEDDTERDMGSKGGSWAAPSLPSGVREDDPCANAEGHDPGLPLGSLTAPPAPEPSACSEPGECPAKKRPRLDGSQRPPAVQLEPMAAGAAPSPGPGPGPRESVTPRSTARLGPPPSHASADATRCLPCPDSQKLEKECQSSEESMGSNSMRSILEEDEEDEEPPRVLLYHEPRSFEVGMLVWHKHKKYPFWPAVVKSVRQRDKKASVLYIEGHMNPKMKGFTVSLKSLKHFDCKEKQTLLNQAREDFNQDIGWCVSLITDYRVRLGLHSALSPPPPAGCGSFAGSFLEYYAADISYPVRKSIQQDVLGTKLPQLSKGSPEEPVVGCPLGQRQPCRKMLPDRSRAARDRANQKLVEYIVKAKGAESHLRAILKSRKPSRWLQTFLSSSQYVTCVETYLEDEGQLDLVVKYLQGVYQEVGAKVLQRTNGDRIRFILDVLLPEAIICAISAVDEVDYKTAEEKYIKGPSLSYREKEIFDNQLLEERNRRRR encoded by the exons CCTCACAGAATGAGGTTCCTGCGGCACCCCTGGAAGAACTGGCCTACAGACGGTCGCTTCGCGTGGCTCTGGACGTTCTGAGCGAGGGCTCGATTTGGAGTCAAGAAAGCTCTGCAGGGACAGGTAGAGCTGACCGGTCTCTGCGAGGGAAGCCCATGGAGCATGTCTCCTCGCCCTGTGATTCGAACTCCTCATCTCTTCCCCGCGGAGACGTGTTGGGCAGTTCCAGACCTCACAGGAGGAGGCCATGTGTGCAACAAAGCCTGTCAAGTTCGTTCACTTGTGAAAAGGACCCCGAGTGCAAAGTGGACCACAAGAAGGGGCTCAGGAAAAGTGAAAACCCAAGAGGCCCGTTGGTCCTCCCAGCTGGAGGTGGTGCCCAAGATGAGAGTGGGTCCAGAATCCACCACAAAAATTGGACTCTTGCAAGTAAGAGGGGAGGAAACTCAGCGCAGAAGGCTAGCTTGTGCCTGAATGGATCTTCCCTTTCAGAGGACGACACGGAGAGAGACATGGGGAGCAAAGGAGGCAGCTGGGCAGCCCCGTCCTTGCCCTCCGGGGTCAGGGAGGACGATCCCTGTGCCAACGCTGAGGGACACGACCCCGGTCTGCCGTTGGGCAGCCTCACTGCGCCCCCAGCCCCTGAGCCCTCGGCCTGCTCAGAGCCTGGAGAATGCCCTGCGAAAAAGAGGCCGCGCCTGGATGGCAGCCAAAGGCCGCCTGCCGTGCAGCTGGAGCCCATGGCAGCAGGGGCCGCACCATCCCCCGGGCCGGGGCCAGGGCCCAGAGAGTCTGTGACCCCGCGCAGCACCGCCAGGCTGGGCCCGCCTCCCTCCCACGCCTCTGCGGATGCAACCAGATGTCTTCCTTGCCCGGATTCCCAGAAGCTGGAGAAAG AGTGCCAGTCTTCCGAAGAGTCCATGGGGTCTAATTCCATGCGTTCTATCCTGGAGGAAGACGAGGAAGACGAGGAGCCACCAAGAGTCCTTTTATACCACG aACCACGTTCGTTTGAAGTAGGAATGCTAGTCTggcataaacataaaaaatacccCTTCTGGCCAGCAGTG GTCAAAAGCGTCAGGCAGAGAGATAAGAAAGCAAGTGTGCTATACATCGAAGGACACATGAACCCGAAAATGAAAGG TTTCACAGTGTCTCTTAAAAGTTTAAAGCACTTTGATTGTAAAGAGAAACAGACGCTTCTG AATCAAGCCAGGGAGGACTTCAACCAGGACATCGGCTGGTGTGTCTCCCTCATCACCGACTACAGGGTCCGGTTAG GTCTACACAGTGctctctcccctccaccccctgcAGGCTGCGGGTCTTTTGCTGGCTCTTTCCTGGAATATTACGCGGCTGATATAA GCTATCCTGTCCGAAAATCCATCCAGCAGGACGTCTTGGGGACCAAGCTTCCTCAACTGAGCAAGGGGAGCCCCGAGGAGCCCGTGGTGGGGTGCCCCCTGGGGCAGAGGCAGCCCTGCCGGAAAATGCTCCCCGACCGCTCGCGGGCCGCCCGGGACCGGGCCAACCAGAAGCTGGTGGAGTACATTGTGAAGGCCAAGGGCGCGGAGAGCCACCTGCGGGCCATCCTAAAGAGCAGGAAGCCATCTCGCTGGCTGCAGACCTTCCTGAGCTCCAGCCAGTACGTGACCTGTGTGGAGACCTACCTGGAGGATGAGGGGCAGCTGGACCTGGTGGTGAAGTACCTGCAGGGCGTCTACCAGGAGGTGGGGGCCAAGGTGCTCCAGCGCACCAACGGCGACCGGATCCGGTTCATTCTGGACGTGCTTCTGCCCGAG GCCATCATCTGTGCGATCTCTGCGGTGGACGAGGTGGACTACAAGACGGCTGAGGAGAAGTACATCAAGGGGCCTTCGCTGAGCTACCG ggaaaaagaaatatttgacaaCCAGCTCCTTGAAGAGCGGAACCGGCGCCGTCGGTGA
- the PWWP3A gene encoding PWWP domain-containing DNA repair factor 3A isoform a (isoform a is encoded by transcript variant 4), translating to MADAKYVLCRWEKRLWPAKVLARTATSTKNKRRKEYFLAVQILSLEEKIKVKSTEVEILEKSQIEAIASSLASQNEVPAAPLEELAYRRSLRVALDVLSEGSIWSQESSAGTGRADRSLRGKPMEHVSSPCDSNSSSLPRGDVLGSSRPHRRRPCVQQSLSSSFTCEKDPECKVDHKKGLRKSENPRGPLVLPAGGGAQDESGSRIHHKNWTLASKRGGNSAQKASLCLNGSSLSEDDTERDMGSKGGSWAAPSLPSGVREDDPCANAEGHDPGLPLGSLTAPPAPEPSACSEPGECPAKKRPRLDGSQRPPAVQLEPMAAGAAPSPGPGPGPRESVTPRSTARLGPPPSHASADATRCLPCPDSQKLEKECQSSEESMGSNSMRSILEEDEEDEEPPRVLLYHEPRSFEVGMLVWHKHKKYPFWPAVVKSVRQRDKKASVLYIEGHMNPKMKGFTVSLKSLKHFDCKEKQTLLNQAREDFNQDIGWCVSLITDYRVRLGCGSFAGSFLEYYAADISYPVRKSIQQDVLGTKLPQLSKGSPEEPVVGCPLGQRQPCRKMLPDRSRAARDRANQKLVEYIVKAKGAESHLRAILKSRKPSRWLQTFLSSSQYVTCVETYLEDEGQLDLVVKYLQGVYQEVGAKVLQRTNGDRIRFILDVLLPEAIICAISAVDEVDYKTAEEKYIKGPSLSYRECWPSWLTKTGKAFGYRNWVFSCWIFMVPPSCLPEKEIFDNQLLEERNRRRR from the exons CCTCACAGAATGAGGTTCCTGCGGCACCCCTGGAAGAACTGGCCTACAGACGGTCGCTTCGCGTGGCTCTGGACGTTCTGAGCGAGGGCTCGATTTGGAGTCAAGAAAGCTCTGCAGGGACAGGTAGAGCTGACCGGTCTCTGCGAGGGAAGCCCATGGAGCATGTCTCCTCGCCCTGTGATTCGAACTCCTCATCTCTTCCCCGCGGAGACGTGTTGGGCAGTTCCAGACCTCACAGGAGGAGGCCATGTGTGCAACAAAGCCTGTCAAGTTCGTTCACTTGTGAAAAGGACCCCGAGTGCAAAGTGGACCACAAGAAGGGGCTCAGGAAAAGTGAAAACCCAAGAGGCCCGTTGGTCCTCCCAGCTGGAGGTGGTGCCCAAGATGAGAGTGGGTCCAGAATCCACCACAAAAATTGGACTCTTGCAAGTAAGAGGGGAGGAAACTCAGCGCAGAAGGCTAGCTTGTGCCTGAATGGATCTTCCCTTTCAGAGGACGACACGGAGAGAGACATGGGGAGCAAAGGAGGCAGCTGGGCAGCCCCGTCCTTGCCCTCCGGGGTCAGGGAGGACGATCCCTGTGCCAACGCTGAGGGACACGACCCCGGTCTGCCGTTGGGCAGCCTCACTGCGCCCCCAGCCCCTGAGCCCTCGGCCTGCTCAGAGCCTGGAGAATGCCCTGCGAAAAAGAGGCCGCGCCTGGATGGCAGCCAAAGGCCGCCTGCCGTGCAGCTGGAGCCCATGGCAGCAGGGGCCGCACCATCCCCCGGGCCGGGGCCAGGGCCCAGAGAGTCTGTGACCCCGCGCAGCACCGCCAGGCTGGGCCCGCCTCCCTCCCACGCCTCTGCGGATGCAACCAGATGTCTTCCTTGCCCGGATTCCCAGAAGCTGGAGAAAG AGTGCCAGTCTTCCGAAGAGTCCATGGGGTCTAATTCCATGCGTTCTATCCTGGAGGAAGACGAGGAAGACGAGGAGCCACCAAGAGTCCTTTTATACCACG aACCACGTTCGTTTGAAGTAGGAATGCTAGTCTggcataaacataaaaaatacccCTTCTGGCCAGCAGTG GTCAAAAGCGTCAGGCAGAGAGATAAGAAAGCAAGTGTGCTATACATCGAAGGACACATGAACCCGAAAATGAAAGG TTTCACAGTGTCTCTTAAAAGTTTAAAGCACTTTGATTGTAAAGAGAAACAGACGCTTCTG AATCAAGCCAGGGAGGACTTCAACCAGGACATCGGCTGGTGTGTCTCCCTCATCACCGACTACAGGGTCCGGTTAG GCTGCGGGTCTTTTGCTGGCTCTTTCCTGGAATATTACGCGGCTGATATAA GCTATCCTGTCCGAAAATCCATCCAGCAGGACGTCTTGGGGACCAAGCTTCCTCAACTGAGCAAGGGGAGCCCCGAGGAGCCCGTGGTGGGGTGCCCCCTGGGGCAGAGGCAGCCCTGCCGGAAAATGCTCCCCGACCGCTCGCGGGCCGCCCGGGACCGGGCCAACCAGAAGCTGGTGGAGTACATTGTGAAGGCCAAGGGCGCGGAGAGCCACCTGCGGGCCATCCTAAAGAGCAGGAAGCCATCTCGCTGGCTGCAGACCTTCCTGAGCTCCAGCCAGTACGTGACCTGTGTGGAGACCTACCTGGAGGATGAGGGGCAGCTGGACCTGGTGGTGAAGTACCTGCAGGGCGTCTACCAGGAGGTGGGGGCCAAGGTGCTCCAGCGCACCAACGGCGACCGGATCCGGTTCATTCTGGACGTGCTTCTGCCCGAG GCCATCATCTGTGCGATCTCTGCGGTGGACGAGGTGGACTACAAGACGGCTGAGGAGAAGTACATCAAGGGGCCTTCGCTGAGCTACCG GGAGTGTTGGCCCAGCTGGCTTACCAAAACAGGAAAGGCCTTTGGATACAGAAACTGGGTGTTTTCCTGCTGGATCTTCATGGTTCCCCCGTCATGCTTGCC ggaaaaagaaatatttgacaaCCAGCTCCTTGAAGAGCGGAACCGGCGCCGTCGGTGA
- the PWWP3A gene encoding PWWP domain-containing DNA repair factor 3A isoform b (isoform b is encoded by transcript variant 3) produces the protein MADAKYVLCRWEKRLWPAKVLARTATSTKNKRRKEYFLAVQILSLEEKIKVKSTEVEILEKSQIEAIASSLASQNEVPAAPLEELAYRRSLRVALDVLSEGSIWSQESSAGTGRADRSLRGKPMEHVSSPCDSNSSSLPRGDVLGSSRPHRRRPCVQQSLSSSFTCEKDPECKVDHKKGLRKSENPRGPLVLPAGGGAQDESGSRIHHKNWTLASKRGGNSAQKASLCLNGSSLSEDDTERDMGSKGGSWAAPSLPSGVREDDPCANAEGHDPGLPLGSLTAPPAPEPSACSEPGECPAKKRPRLDGSQRPPAVQLEPMAAGAAPSPGPGPGPRESVTPRSTARLGPPPSHASADATRCLPCPDSQKLEKECQSSEESMGSNSMRSILEEDEEDEEPPRVLLYHEPRSFEVGMLVWHKHKKYPFWPAVVKSVRQRDKKASVLYIEGHMNPKMKGFTVSLKSLKHFDCKEKQTLLNQAREDFNQDIGWCVSLITDYRVRLGCGSFAGSFLEYYAADISYPVRKSIQQDVLGTKLPQLSKGSPEEPVVGCPLGQRQPCRKMLPDRSRAARDRANQKLVEYIVKAKGAESHLRAILKSRKPSRWLQTFLSSSQYVTCVETYLEDEGQLDLVVKYLQGVYQEVGAKVLQRTNGDRIRFILDVLLPEAIICAISAVDEVDYKTAEEKYIKGPSLSYREKEIFDNQLLEERNRRRR, from the exons CCTCACAGAATGAGGTTCCTGCGGCACCCCTGGAAGAACTGGCCTACAGACGGTCGCTTCGCGTGGCTCTGGACGTTCTGAGCGAGGGCTCGATTTGGAGTCAAGAAAGCTCTGCAGGGACAGGTAGAGCTGACCGGTCTCTGCGAGGGAAGCCCATGGAGCATGTCTCCTCGCCCTGTGATTCGAACTCCTCATCTCTTCCCCGCGGAGACGTGTTGGGCAGTTCCAGACCTCACAGGAGGAGGCCATGTGTGCAACAAAGCCTGTCAAGTTCGTTCACTTGTGAAAAGGACCCCGAGTGCAAAGTGGACCACAAGAAGGGGCTCAGGAAAAGTGAAAACCCAAGAGGCCCGTTGGTCCTCCCAGCTGGAGGTGGTGCCCAAGATGAGAGTGGGTCCAGAATCCACCACAAAAATTGGACTCTTGCAAGTAAGAGGGGAGGAAACTCAGCGCAGAAGGCTAGCTTGTGCCTGAATGGATCTTCCCTTTCAGAGGACGACACGGAGAGAGACATGGGGAGCAAAGGAGGCAGCTGGGCAGCCCCGTCCTTGCCCTCCGGGGTCAGGGAGGACGATCCCTGTGCCAACGCTGAGGGACACGACCCCGGTCTGCCGTTGGGCAGCCTCACTGCGCCCCCAGCCCCTGAGCCCTCGGCCTGCTCAGAGCCTGGAGAATGCCCTGCGAAAAAGAGGCCGCGCCTGGATGGCAGCCAAAGGCCGCCTGCCGTGCAGCTGGAGCCCATGGCAGCAGGGGCCGCACCATCCCCCGGGCCGGGGCCAGGGCCCAGAGAGTCTGTGACCCCGCGCAGCACCGCCAGGCTGGGCCCGCCTCCCTCCCACGCCTCTGCGGATGCAACCAGATGTCTTCCTTGCCCGGATTCCCAGAAGCTGGAGAAAG AGTGCCAGTCTTCCGAAGAGTCCATGGGGTCTAATTCCATGCGTTCTATCCTGGAGGAAGACGAGGAAGACGAGGAGCCACCAAGAGTCCTTTTATACCACG aACCACGTTCGTTTGAAGTAGGAATGCTAGTCTggcataaacataaaaaatacccCTTCTGGCCAGCAGTG GTCAAAAGCGTCAGGCAGAGAGATAAGAAAGCAAGTGTGCTATACATCGAAGGACACATGAACCCGAAAATGAAAGG TTTCACAGTGTCTCTTAAAAGTTTAAAGCACTTTGATTGTAAAGAGAAACAGACGCTTCTG AATCAAGCCAGGGAGGACTTCAACCAGGACATCGGCTGGTGTGTCTCCCTCATCACCGACTACAGGGTCCGGTTAG GCTGCGGGTCTTTTGCTGGCTCTTTCCTGGAATATTACGCGGCTGATATAA GCTATCCTGTCCGAAAATCCATCCAGCAGGACGTCTTGGGGACCAAGCTTCCTCAACTGAGCAAGGGGAGCCCCGAGGAGCCCGTGGTGGGGTGCCCCCTGGGGCAGAGGCAGCCCTGCCGGAAAATGCTCCCCGACCGCTCGCGGGCCGCCCGGGACCGGGCCAACCAGAAGCTGGTGGAGTACATTGTGAAGGCCAAGGGCGCGGAGAGCCACCTGCGGGCCATCCTAAAGAGCAGGAAGCCATCTCGCTGGCTGCAGACCTTCCTGAGCTCCAGCCAGTACGTGACCTGTGTGGAGACCTACCTGGAGGATGAGGGGCAGCTGGACCTGGTGGTGAAGTACCTGCAGGGCGTCTACCAGGAGGTGGGGGCCAAGGTGCTCCAGCGCACCAACGGCGACCGGATCCGGTTCATTCTGGACGTGCTTCTGCCCGAG GCCATCATCTGTGCGATCTCTGCGGTGGACGAGGTGGACTACAAGACGGCTGAGGAGAAGTACATCAAGGGGCCTTCGCTGAGCTACCG ggaaaaagaaatatttgacaaCCAGCTCCTTGAAGAGCGGAACCGGCGCCGTCGGTGA
- the PWWP3A gene encoding PWWP domain-containing DNA repair factor 3A isoform d (isoform d is encoded by transcript variant 6) yields the protein MVSASQNEVPAAPLEELAYRRSLRVALDVLSEGSIWSQESSAGTGRADRSLRGKPMEHVSSPCDSNSSSLPRGDVLGSSRPHRRRPCVQQSLSSSFTCEKDPECKVDHKKGLRKSENPRGPLVLPAGGGAQDESGSRIHHKNWTLASKRGGNSAQKASLCLNGSSLSEDDTERDMGSKGGSWAAPSLPSGVREDDPCANAEGHDPGLPLGSLTAPPAPEPSACSEPGECPAKKRPRLDGSQRPPAVQLEPMAAGAAPSPGPGPGPRESVTPRSTARLGPPPSHASADATRCLPCPDSQKLEKECQSSEESMGSNSMRSILEEDEEDEEPPRVLLYHEPRSFEVGMLVWHKHKKYPFWPAVVKSVRQRDKKASVLYIEGHMNPKMKGFTVSLKSLKHFDCKEKQTLLNQAREDFNQDIGWCVSLITDYRVRLGCGSFAGSFLEYYAADISYPVRKSIQQDVLGTKLPQLSKGSPEEPVVGCPLGQRQPCRKMLPDRSRAARDRANQKLVEYIVKAKGAESHLRAILKSRKPSRWLQTFLSSSQYVTCVETYLEDEGQLDLVVKYLQGVYQEVGAKVLQRTNGDRIRFILDVLLPEAIICAISAVDEVDYKTAEEKYIKGPSLSYREKEIFDNQLLEERNRRRR from the exons CCTCACAGAATGAGGTTCCTGCGGCACCCCTGGAAGAACTGGCCTACAGACGGTCGCTTCGCGTGGCTCTGGACGTTCTGAGCGAGGGCTCGATTTGGAGTCAAGAAAGCTCTGCAGGGACAGGTAGAGCTGACCGGTCTCTGCGAGGGAAGCCCATGGAGCATGTCTCCTCGCCCTGTGATTCGAACTCCTCATCTCTTCCCCGCGGAGACGTGTTGGGCAGTTCCAGACCTCACAGGAGGAGGCCATGTGTGCAACAAAGCCTGTCAAGTTCGTTCACTTGTGAAAAGGACCCCGAGTGCAAAGTGGACCACAAGAAGGGGCTCAGGAAAAGTGAAAACCCAAGAGGCCCGTTGGTCCTCCCAGCTGGAGGTGGTGCCCAAGATGAGAGTGGGTCCAGAATCCACCACAAAAATTGGACTCTTGCAAGTAAGAGGGGAGGAAACTCAGCGCAGAAGGCTAGCTTGTGCCTGAATGGATCTTCCCTTTCAGAGGACGACACGGAGAGAGACATGGGGAGCAAAGGAGGCAGCTGGGCAGCCCCGTCCTTGCCCTCCGGGGTCAGGGAGGACGATCCCTGTGCCAACGCTGAGGGACACGACCCCGGTCTGCCGTTGGGCAGCCTCACTGCGCCCCCAGCCCCTGAGCCCTCGGCCTGCTCAGAGCCTGGAGAATGCCCTGCGAAAAAGAGGCCGCGCCTGGATGGCAGCCAAAGGCCGCCTGCCGTGCAGCTGGAGCCCATGGCAGCAGGGGCCGCACCATCCCCCGGGCCGGGGCCAGGGCCCAGAGAGTCTGTGACCCCGCGCAGCACCGCCAGGCTGGGCCCGCCTCCCTCCCACGCCTCTGCGGATGCAACCAGATGTCTTCCTTGCCCGGATTCCCAGAAGCTGGAGAAAG AGTGCCAGTCTTCCGAAGAGTCCATGGGGTCTAATTCCATGCGTTCTATCCTGGAGGAAGACGAGGAAGACGAGGAGCCACCAAGAGTCCTTTTATACCACG aACCACGTTCGTTTGAAGTAGGAATGCTAGTCTggcataaacataaaaaatacccCTTCTGGCCAGCAGTG GTCAAAAGCGTCAGGCAGAGAGATAAGAAAGCAAGTGTGCTATACATCGAAGGACACATGAACCCGAAAATGAAAGG TTTCACAGTGTCTCTTAAAAGTTTAAAGCACTTTGATTGTAAAGAGAAACAGACGCTTCTG AATCAAGCCAGGGAGGACTTCAACCAGGACATCGGCTGGTGTGTCTCCCTCATCACCGACTACAGGGTCCGGTTAG GCTGCGGGTCTTTTGCTGGCTCTTTCCTGGAATATTACGCGGCTGATATAA GCTATCCTGTCCGAAAATCCATCCAGCAGGACGTCTTGGGGACCAAGCTTCCTCAACTGAGCAAGGGGAGCCCCGAGGAGCCCGTGGTGGGGTGCCCCCTGGGGCAGAGGCAGCCCTGCCGGAAAATGCTCCCCGACCGCTCGCGGGCCGCCCGGGACCGGGCCAACCAGAAGCTGGTGGAGTACATTGTGAAGGCCAAGGGCGCGGAGAGCCACCTGCGGGCCATCCTAAAGAGCAGGAAGCCATCTCGCTGGCTGCAGACCTTCCTGAGCTCCAGCCAGTACGTGACCTGTGTGGAGACCTACCTGGAGGATGAGGGGCAGCTGGACCTGGTGGTGAAGTACCTGCAGGGCGTCTACCAGGAGGTGGGGGCCAAGGTGCTCCAGCGCACCAACGGCGACCGGATCCGGTTCATTCTGGACGTGCTTCTGCCCGAG GCCATCATCTGTGCGATCTCTGCGGTGGACGAGGTGGACTACAAGACGGCTGAGGAGAAGTACATCAAGGGGCCTTCGCTGAGCTACCG ggaaaaagaaatatttgacaaCCAGCTCCTTGAAGAGCGGAACCGGCGCCGTCGGTGA
- the PWWP3A gene encoding PWWP domain-containing DNA repair factor 3A isoform e (isoform e is encoded by transcript variant 7) has protein sequence MEHVSSPCDSNSSSLPRGDVLGSSRPHRRRPCVQQSLSSSFTCEKDPECKVDHKKGLRKSENPRGPLVLPAGGGAQDESGSRIHHKNWTLASKRGGNSAQKASLCLNGSSLSEDDTERDMGSKGGSWAAPSLPSGVREDDPCANAEGHDPGLPLGSLTAPPAPEPSACSEPGECPAKKRPRLDGSQRPPAVQLEPMAAGAAPSPGPGPGPRESVTPRSTARLGPPPSHASADATRCLPCPDSQKLEKECQSSEESMGSNSMRSILEEDEEDEEPPRVLLYHEPRSFEVGMLVWHKHKKYPFWPAVVKSVRQRDKKASVLYIEGHMNPKMKGFTVSLKSLKHFDCKEKQTLLNQAREDFNQDIGWCVSLITDYRVRLGCGSFAGSFLEYYAADISYPVRKSIQQDVLGTKLPQLSKGSPEEPVVGCPLGQRQPCRKMLPDRSRAARDRANQKLVEYIVKAKGAESHLRAILKSRKPSRWLQTFLSSSQYVTCVETYLEDEGQLDLVVKYLQGVYQEVGAKVLQRTNGDRIRFILDVLLPEAIICAISAVDEVDYKTAEEKYIKGPSLSYREKEIFDNQLLEERNRRRR, from the exons ATGGAGCATGTCTCCTCGCCCTGTGATTCGAACTCCTCATCTCTTCCCCGCGGAGACGTGTTGGGCAGTTCCAGACCTCACAGGAGGAGGCCATGTGTGCAACAAAGCCTGTCAAGTTCGTTCACTTGTGAAAAGGACCCCGAGTGCAAAGTGGACCACAAGAAGGGGCTCAGGAAAAGTGAAAACCCAAGAGGCCCGTTGGTCCTCCCAGCTGGAGGTGGTGCCCAAGATGAGAGTGGGTCCAGAATCCACCACAAAAATTGGACTCTTGCAAGTAAGAGGGGAGGAAACTCAGCGCAGAAGGCTAGCTTGTGCCTGAATGGATCTTCCCTTTCAGAGGACGACACGGAGAGAGACATGGGGAGCAAAGGAGGCAGCTGGGCAGCCCCGTCCTTGCCCTCCGGGGTCAGGGAGGACGATCCCTGTGCCAACGCTGAGGGACACGACCCCGGTCTGCCGTTGGGCAGCCTCACTGCGCCCCCAGCCCCTGAGCCCTCGGCCTGCTCAGAGCCTGGAGAATGCCCTGCGAAAAAGAGGCCGCGCCTGGATGGCAGCCAAAGGCCGCCTGCCGTGCAGCTGGAGCCCATGGCAGCAGGGGCCGCACCATCCCCCGGGCCGGGGCCAGGGCCCAGAGAGTCTGTGACCCCGCGCAGCACCGCCAGGCTGGGCCCGCCTCCCTCCCACGCCTCTGCGGATGCAACCAGATGTCTTCCTTGCCCGGATTCCCAGAAGCTGGAGAAAG AGTGCCAGTCTTCCGAAGAGTCCATGGGGTCTAATTCCATGCGTTCTATCCTGGAGGAAGACGAGGAAGACGAGGAGCCACCAAGAGTCCTTTTATACCACG aACCACGTTCGTTTGAAGTAGGAATGCTAGTCTggcataaacataaaaaatacccCTTCTGGCCAGCAGTG GTCAAAAGCGTCAGGCAGAGAGATAAGAAAGCAAGTGTGCTATACATCGAAGGACACATGAACCCGAAAATGAAAGG TTTCACAGTGTCTCTTAAAAGTTTAAAGCACTTTGATTGTAAAGAGAAACAGACGCTTCTG AATCAAGCCAGGGAGGACTTCAACCAGGACATCGGCTGGTGTGTCTCCCTCATCACCGACTACAGGGTCCGGTTAG GCTGCGGGTCTTTTGCTGGCTCTTTCCTGGAATATTACGCGGCTGATATAA GCTATCCTGTCCGAAAATCCATCCAGCAGGACGTCTTGGGGACCAAGCTTCCTCAACTGAGCAAGGGGAGCCCCGAGGAGCCCGTGGTGGGGTGCCCCCTGGGGCAGAGGCAGCCCTGCCGGAAAATGCTCCCCGACCGCTCGCGGGCCGCCCGGGACCGGGCCAACCAGAAGCTGGTGGAGTACATTGTGAAGGCCAAGGGCGCGGAGAGCCACCTGCGGGCCATCCTAAAGAGCAGGAAGCCATCTCGCTGGCTGCAGACCTTCCTGAGCTCCAGCCAGTACGTGACCTGTGTGGAGACCTACCTGGAGGATGAGGGGCAGCTGGACCTGGTGGTGAAGTACCTGCAGGGCGTCTACCAGGAGGTGGGGGCCAAGGTGCTCCAGCGCACCAACGGCGACCGGATCCGGTTCATTCTGGACGTGCTTCTGCCCGAG GCCATCATCTGTGCGATCTCTGCGGTGGACGAGGTGGACTACAAGACGGCTGAGGAGAAGTACATCAAGGGGCCTTCGCTGAGCTACCG ggaaaaagaaatatttgacaaCCAGCTCCTTGAAGAGCGGAACCGGCGCCGTCGGTGA